The window TATCCATGACCCTTTCGGAATGGGAATTCGAACCTGGAGGAAACTCGGATTCAGTTAAAGTCAGTATCGAGTATGCACAAGCAGTTGATTATATCATGCTTATCGACTGGAGTGACAACGAAAATTCCAGCACCTGGTCTATGAATCAGGATGATCCTTCAGGGTGCTGCTGGAGCAGAACCATTTCGTTTCCCTCTTACAGAACACATATTAAATTCTCTGTAATAGCCGGATCTCAAGATGAAGGTGGAGTCTGCTATACTCCTTTCTATTATCCTTTATACGCACCCCCCACATCATTCTCTCCCCGTAGAGTATGCGCTCCGACTGCAAGGCGGAGCATCTATTCATTTTATCCTGAAGTATTCGAAGTACTTGCCCCTGTACGGTACACCGTTTTCCTGTGGAGCCTTCCTGTTATTAATACATCTAACACTCCCCAGGATGTTTCCTTTTGCGGTTTCCAGGCGGGGAATCCGCCAGCCAGACTGTTTGCATCGAAACAGACAGTCATTGAACCCGGTGATACGCTGTACCTCACCAATAATTCGGAACTTCTGAGCGACATGATGCCTTACAACACTGTTTTAGGTAATCTTGCGCTGACCTCGCCTTCGAATACTGAGTTTATCCTGATGTATCCCTCGTGGCAGACTGCTCTGACTGTGACAGTTAAAGAGGAAGTAAATTGTAATGAATCAAGTTCTTCGGTCATTTTATCTGAAATCTGTT is drawn from Candidatus Aegiribacteria sp. and contains these coding sequences:
- a CDS encoding lamin tail domain-containing protein, giving the protein SMTLSEWEFEPGGNSDSVKVSIEYAQAVDYIMLIDWSDNENSSTWSMNQDDPSGCCWSRTISFPSYRTHIKFSVIAGSQDEGGVCYTPFYYPLYAPPTSFSPRRVCAPTARRSIYSFYPEVFEVLAPVRYTVFLWSLPVINTSNTPQDVSFCGFQAGNPPARLFASKQTVIEPGDTLYLTNNSELLSDMMPYNTVLGNLALTSPSNTEFILMYPSWQTALTVTVKEEVNCNESSSSVILSEICFDGDSGDWIELFNTSLFRADISGYILIDGQNNEITLPPNTMINPGSFLVVCEDEQSFRSVNGYNIEVIEGMNFGLNNEKDGVTLLESDRLIFSVMYDAVSWPLEDNHVLSLSSPELPLSNSLSWQAIELPGTPGRSNPGWPDIILKPFIETLWPNPVSTSFNLNYIVPSVPAELLLYDISGRLVLQPQSITGLEGSLSCSLPPSLTPGIYFAVIRSCGTSASRKFVLLP